The DNA sequence TCCGCCACATCCGCAGGGACAGACGGGTCGTCCGCATCCTGTACATCACGTCCATAAATGGAATAGGCTGGCAGGCGGCGCTGGTTGTAGGCGCTCAAAACCGCTGCCAAATAGACTGCGCCCGGCCGCTCTGTGGCGTTGAGACCCCATACCGCCTTGATGGTGAGCGGGTCAAGATCCATTGTTTCGCTGCCATAGCACCAGCAGGGTGTTACGCTCAGGGTAGCGCAGACATCCTCCTTGGCAAACTGGGCAGCACAGCGGGCCGCTTCTTCGCCACCACCAATGGTACAGTCGGAAATCACTACCTTTGCCGGGGTTCCATCGGCATAAAACACCGATGCTTCGATCAGTTCCTTTGCCGCTCTTGCCATCTGCATGGTTTTTTCTTCCAAACCGCTGCGGACTGCCTGCCGACCGTCGATAATCGGTCGAATGCCAATTTTAGGATACTGTTTCATAACAATCCTCCTTTGTTGATTGGTTTCACCGTTATATCTACTTTATAGTTGTATAGGTTTATAACCACTTCATACTCATCTGCGCGCAAGGCGTGTCTGCGAGCTTCGCCCGCAGCTTCAAAATTGCATTGCAGTTTTGAAGCTATATGAGTATATGTTTTGAACAAGCATATAGAACAACTCAGGCTATTTTACTATGCGCTCCCGCAGAGCAAGGGCCGCTTCCTTCATAATCCGTGCATACTCCTGCACCGCTTCATCTGTAGAAAAATCCAGATTGGGTGAGGACATGCTCAGCGCGCCATACAGGGTATTGGAGCCTGTCAGAATGGGCACACCCATACAGCGCAGGCCATATTCGTGCTCTTCACGGTCAAGTGCATAGCCCTGCCTGCGAACGGTACTAATTTCCTCACGAATTACCGCCTCGTCTGTAATGGTATACTCTGTATAGGCAATTCGATCCTGCCGGAGCACCCGCTCCAATTCATCGGCAGGAAGATGCGCCATCATCGCTTTGCCCAGCGATGTGCAATACATGGCGGCTGTCTCGCCAATGATGCTGCGGTAAGGATAGTCATACGCCTTGGCTTGGGGATAGCTGTTGCAGAGATAAAACACTTCTCCATTGCGATACTTGGCAAAATAAGTAATCACATTCAGCTGCTTTGATACATCCTGCATTACATCGTGAAACAGCCTCTGATAGCCCAAGCGCTCATTGATAATGTAGGAAAATTCCAACAGCTTCAGATCCAAGCTGTAACGGCCTGTTTCGGGATTCTGCTCCAAGTAGCCCAGCTGCTCATAAGTAGATACAATGTTGCTTACGCTGCTTTTTCCCATGTTCAGCATCTTGCTGATTTGTGTGATCCCCAGCTCCGGGTTCTTGGAATTAAAGCACTCCAAAACCTTTAAAGCCTTTGCCAGAGACTTTACCTTGGTCTCCTCCATTCTGCTACACCTGCCTATTGATTAATCTTCTCTTAAGGCCTCTCATCCGCTGCTGCTCCACATTTTTCAAAGTATATCGGCAACAAAGTAGCCTTGCAGAGCGTGTATACGGTCATTATACCATACAAGCGAAGCGCTATGGCATAATTGCCCATGGCCATAGGCCGGGCATAAAAATGGTGTGTATAATGACTGCTTTGCAGTTATTATACCCTGTGGGGACCTGTTTAGAAAGAATTTTCATTCTATTATGCACCGATTCTGCGTTTTTTCGCAA is a window from the Oscillospiraceae bacterium MB08-C2-2 genome containing:
- a CDS encoding IclR family transcriptional regulator produces the protein MEETKVKSLAKALKVLECFNSKNPELGITQISKMLNMGKSSVSNIVSTYEQLGYLEQNPETGRYSLDLKLLEFSYIINERLGYQRLFHDVMQDVSKQLNVITYFAKYRNGEVFYLCNSYPQAKAYDYPYRSIIGETAAMYCTSLGKAMMAHLPADELERVLRQDRIAYTEYTITDEAVIREEISTVRRQGYALDREEHEYGLRCMGVPILTGSNTLYGALSMSSPNLDFSTDEAVQEYARIMKEAALALRERIVK